A DNA window from Parabacteroides johnsonii DSM 18315 contains the following coding sequences:
- a CDS encoding ComEC/Rec2 family competence protein: MIKELQIRPFARPLLVWIAGIMLQTVFSCCTYSWVLLLLPVIILTTAGLALRGQEHFCYETRWLWGVVFLSLLLFLSIQKTACSQFEALSEHPASLLSRWAREEQQRLLEPIAKLNLTDEEKSVLATITVGYRQAMSREVRNRFSATGVAHILAVSGFHVAIVCGFLSFLFSFLPRNGCCRWIRYISLLVLLWGFAAITGLAASSVRAALMLTMYLTGRVLDRRAERYNILAASAFCMLVYEPLYLFDIGFQLSYLAVLSILYFQPRLQALIKVHNPFLRTPWGWVTVTLSAQAGTTFLCLYYFGQFSTVFLLTNLPLTFLATLLIPASLVYMFLPEWIPEYGWLQVGVEWLAHGLLWVVDAFSRVPGAVFSFRFDFPAMLVAYGMLLSILLYGHTGRSRYLLVILFLLLIILLVRVIENLKLCGI, translated from the coding sequence ATGATAAAAGAATTACAGATCCGTCCCTTTGCCCGTCCGCTGCTTGTCTGGATTGCGGGGATTATGCTACAGACCGTTTTTTCGTGTTGTACTTATTCCTGGGTATTACTATTGCTCCCTGTTATTATCCTTACCACAGCCGGTCTTGCCTTGAGAGGGCAGGAGCATTTTTGTTATGAAACCCGTTGGCTGTGGGGAGTGGTTTTCTTGTCTCTGTTACTTTTCCTTTCGATACAAAAGACTGCTTGTTCGCAGTTTGAAGCCTTGTCGGAACATCCGGCTTCCCTTCTTTCCCGTTGGGCGCGGGAAGAACAGCAACGATTATTGGAGCCGATCGCAAAACTAAATCTGACCGATGAAGAAAAATCTGTACTGGCCACTATTACTGTCGGTTACCGGCAAGCTATGAGTCGGGAGGTGCGGAACCGTTTTTCGGCTACGGGGGTAGCACATATCCTGGCCGTAAGCGGCTTTCATGTGGCAATCGTCTGTGGCTTTTTATCTTTTCTTTTTTCTTTTCTCCCCAGGAATGGATGTTGCCGGTGGATTCGCTACATCTCGCTGCTTGTGCTATTGTGGGGATTTGCTGCGATAACGGGCTTGGCGGCCTCTTCTGTGAGGGCAGCGTTGATGCTTACAATGTATCTGACGGGCAGAGTGTTGGATAGGAGGGCGGAGCGTTATAATATATTGGCGGCTTCCGCTTTTTGCATGTTGGTTTATGAACCCTTGTACTTATTCGACATAGGTTTCCAGCTGAGTTATCTGGCCGTGCTGTCCATCCTTTATTTCCAGCCCCGATTGCAGGCGTTGATAAAGGTGCATAATCCGTTTTTGAGGACACCGTGGGGGTGGGTCACGGTCACCCTGTCGGCACAGGCGGGCACGACTTTTTTATGTCTGTATTATTTCGGGCAGTTTTCGACTGTCTTTTTGTTGACGAACTTGCCGCTTACGTTTCTAGCGACTTTGTTGATACCGGCAAGTTTGGTCTATATGTTTTTGCCTGAATGGATTCCTGAGTATGGCTGGTTGCAGGTTGGGGTGGAATGGTTGGCACACGGCCTGCTTTGGGTTGTCGATGCTTTTAGCCGGGTACCGGGGGCGGTTTTCTCCTTCCGGTTCGATTTTCCTGCGATGCTGGTGGCGTATGGAATGCTTTTGTCTATCCTGTTGTATGGTCATACCGGACGTTCGCGTTATTTGCTCGTCATTCTGTTTTTGTTGTTAATTATACTTCTTGTCCGGGTGATTGAGAATTTAAAGCTGTGTGGAATCTAA
- a CDS encoding RNA polymerase sigma factor, translating into MKTLRMMTDEELVVLYAEGNNAAFDVLLNRYKSSIHSYIYFIVHNKDLTEDIFQETFVKVIMTIKQGRYTENGKFKAWITRIAHNLIIDNFRQERSENTVSNDEVEVDLFNNIKLCDGTIEDNIVRRQVLSDVKKLVKHLPDSQREVLEMRYYQDLSFKEIADITGVSINTALGRMRYAILNMRRMAEENSIELSMA; encoded by the coding sequence ATGAAGACTTTAAGAATGATGACTGACGAAGAGCTGGTCGTTCTTTATGCAGAAGGTAATAATGCTGCTTTCGATGTATTGTTGAATCGTTACAAAAGTAGCATACACTCCTACATTTACTTTATAGTCCATAACAAAGATCTCACAGAAGATATCTTTCAGGAGACTTTTGTCAAGGTGATTATGACTATTAAACAAGGCCGTTATACAGAAAACGGTAAGTTTAAAGCATGGATTACCCGCATTGCTCATAACCTGATTATCGATAACTTCCGTCAGGAACGCAGTGAAAATACGGTTTCAAATGATGAAGTGGAAGTGGATCTTTTCAATAATATCAAACTTTGCGACGGCACGATCGAAGATAACATCGTACGCCGTCAGGTATTGTCTGATGTGAAAAAGCTGGTGAAGCACCTTCCCGACAGCCAACGCGAAGTATTGGAAATGCGTTATTATCAAGATCTCAGTTTTAAGGAAATTGCCGATATTACAGGCGTGAGCATCAATACGGCTTTGGGACGTATGCGTTATGCGATCTTGAATATGCGTCGTATGGCGGAAGAAAACAGTATCGAGCTGTCGATGGCTTGA
- a CDS encoding DUF4827 family protein has product MKRGFYILLIMCAAIMVVSCDKTKSYTDMLKAQEKAIDRLRADSGLVFLEEFPTDSIFKENEFVELDNGVYLNIVNKGNSERAVLGQTAIRSRFIARMFMENSSMGTGTVDLLGPNSNGTHPVEFRYGYYTSLNPDYSYTWDMFICEGLGAGLPYVGDSAVVKLIVPFKLMSSDFQSSGTPVFFEKVKYTFIK; this is encoded by the coding sequence ATGAAGAGAGGTTTTTATATCCTGTTGATTATGTGCGCCGCCATAATGGTGGTGTCGTGTGACAAGACAAAGTCATACACTGATATGTTGAAGGCCCAGGAGAAAGCTATTGATCGTTTGCGTGCGGATAGCGGATTGGTTTTTCTGGAAGAATTTCCGACTGACAGTATTTTTAAGGAAAATGAATTTGTTGAGTTGGATAATGGTGTTTATCTGAATATCGTCAATAAAGGAAACAGTGAACGTGCGGTGCTGGGGCAAACGGCGATCCGTTCTCGTTTCATCGCCCGGATGTTTATGGAAAACAGTAGCATGGGAACCGGTACCGTCGACCTGCTCGGTCCTAATTCAAACGGTACACATCCGGTAGAGTTCAGATATGGTTATTATACTTCTTTGAATCCTGATTACTCTTATACATGGGATATGTTTATTTGTGAAGGTTTAGGTGCCGGACTTCCTTACGTGGGAGACAGCGCGGTTGTCAAACTAATCGTTCCGTTTAAACTGATGAGCAGTGATTTTCAAAGCTCAGGGACACCTGTGTTTTTTGAGAAAGTGAAGTATACTTTTATAAAATAA
- the glmM gene encoding phosphoglucosamine mutase, whose amino-acid sequence MTLIKSISGIRGTIGGNPEDGLNPLAIVKFVAAYATFIKKNTKVTTNKIVVGRDARISGPMVKQVVLGTLTGMGFDVVDIDLATTPTTELAVAWEEACGGIILTASHNPKQWNALKLLNERGEFLNAAEGAEVLKIAAEESFVFADVDNLGKVYVNNTYNQKHIESVLKLDLVDVEAIKAANFRVAIDCVNSVGGVVIPELLSALGVKEIFKLHCAPHGNFAHNPEPIPENLTEISDLMKHAKADVGFVVDPDVDRLAIISEDGEMFGEEYTLVAVSDYVLSHTPGNTVSNLSSSRALRDVTRAHGCEYNAAAVGEVNVVTKMKATNAIIGGEGNGGVIYPASHYGRDALVGIALFLTHLAKKQMKTSELRASYPPYFISKKKVELTPDIDVDAILAKVKEKFAQYDITDIDGVKIDFPEKWVHLRKSNTEPIIRIYSEAHTMQEAEEIGDELIQIIRDMCK is encoded by the coding sequence ATGACACTGATTAAATCTATTTCTGGTATCCGTGGGACAATAGGCGGGAACCCGGAAGACGGGCTCAATCCGTTGGCTATTGTTAAGTTTGTGGCTGCTTATGCTACATTCATTAAGAAAAACACGAAGGTGACAACAAACAAGATCGTGGTAGGTCGTGATGCACGTATCTCCGGTCCGATGGTTAAACAAGTCGTTCTCGGTACGCTTACGGGAATGGGCTTTGACGTGGTAGATATCGATCTGGCTACTACTCCGACTACCGAGTTGGCTGTTGCCTGGGAAGAAGCTTGTGGCGGTATCATTTTGACTGCCAGCCACAATCCGAAACAATGGAATGCCCTGAAGTTATTGAACGAACGGGGGGAATTCTTGAATGCTGCCGAAGGTGCCGAGGTGCTGAAGATTGCTGCTGAAGAAAGTTTCGTATTTGCCGATGTCGACAATTTAGGAAAAGTCTATGTCAATAATACTTACAATCAAAAGCACATCGAGAGTGTGTTGAAGCTGGATTTGGTGGATGTCGAGGCTATCAAAGCTGCTAATTTCCGTGTCGCTATTGACTGTGTAAACTCGGTAGGCGGTGTTGTTATTCCTGAATTGCTTTCAGCTTTGGGGGTAAAGGAAATTTTCAAGTTGCATTGTGCTCCTCACGGTAACTTTGCACATAATCCGGAACCGATCCCTGAAAACCTGACGGAGATCTCCGACCTGATGAAGCATGCCAAAGCCGATGTCGGTTTTGTTGTGGACCCGGACGTAGACCGTCTGGCTATTATCAGCGAAGATGGGGAGATGTTTGGAGAAGAATATACATTGGTGGCTGTCAGCGACTACGTTTTGAGTCATACACCGGGTAATACGGTCAGCAACCTGAGCTCAAGCCGTGCTCTGCGTGACGTTACCCGTGCTCATGGTTGCGAGTACAATGCGGCAGCAGTGGGCGAAGTGAATGTCGTAACGAAGATGAAAGCGACTAATGCTATTATCGGTGGCGAAGGCAATGGAGGTGTGATCTATCCGGCCAGCCATTACGGTCGTGATGCTTTGGTGGGTATCGCCTTGTTCCTGACTCATCTGGCAAAGAAGCAGATGAAGACAAGCGAACTGCGTGCTTCCTATCCTCCGTACTTCATTTCCAAGAAGAAAGTAGAACTGACTCCGGATATCGATGTAGATGCTATCTTGGCAAAAGTAAAAGAGAAATTTGCCCAGTATGATATCACCGATATCGATGGTGTGAAGATCGACTTCCCTGAAAAATGGGTGCATCTGCGTAAGAGCAATACGGAACCGATTATCCGTATTTATTCCGAAGCTCACACGATGCAGGAAGCGGAAGAGATTGGTGACGAGCTGATTCAGATCATTCGCGATATGTGTAAATAA
- a CDS encoding phosphoribosylaminoimidazolecarboxamide formyltransferase — translation MAKELELKYGCNPNQKPSRIFMQQGELPIEVLNGRPGYINFLDAFNSWQLVKELKEATGLPAAASFKHVSPAGAAVGIEMSDTLKKIYFVDDLPLTPLATAYARARGADRMSSYGDFIALSDTCDEATARLINREVSDGVIAPDYTPEALEILKNKRKGTYNVIKIDPDYRPASIEHKDVFGITFEQGRNEIKLDESLLTNIPTQNKNFPDEAKRDLIIALITLKYTQSNSVCYVKDGQAIGIGAGQQSRIHCTRLAGNKADIWYLRQHPKVMNLPWIEKIRRADRDNTIDVYISDDHEDVLADGIWQQFFTEKPEVLTREEKRTWLDTLKGVSLGSDAFFPFGDNIERAHKSGVDYIAQAGGSVRDDHVIDTCDKYGITMAFTGIRLFHH, via the coding sequence ATGGCAAAAGAATTAGAACTCAAGTACGGCTGTAACCCCAACCAGAAGCCGTCGCGCATTTTCATGCAGCAAGGGGAACTGCCCATAGAAGTCCTGAACGGACGTCCCGGATACATCAACTTCCTGGATGCGTTTAACAGCTGGCAATTAGTAAAAGAACTGAAAGAAGCAACCGGACTGCCAGCCGCCGCTTCCTTCAAACACGTAAGCCCAGCAGGAGCCGCCGTGGGAATCGAGATGAGCGATACGTTGAAGAAAATCTATTTTGTGGACGATCTTCCACTCACTCCGCTTGCAACCGCTTATGCCCGCGCCCGCGGTGCCGACCGCATGTCGTCTTACGGCGACTTCATCGCACTCAGCGACACATGCGACGAAGCGACTGCACGCCTCATCAACCGCGAAGTTTCCGACGGTGTCATTGCTCCTGACTATACGCCGGAAGCTCTTGAAATCCTGAAGAATAAACGAAAAGGCACTTATAATGTCATCAAAATCGATCCGGACTACCGCCCTGCCTCCATCGAACACAAAGATGTTTTTGGCATCACATTCGAACAGGGACGTAACGAGATCAAGTTAGACGAAAGCCTGTTGACCAACATCCCGACCCAGAACAAAAACTTCCCGGACGAAGCGAAGCGTGACCTGATCATCGCCCTTATCACGCTAAAATATACACAGAGTAACTCAGTCTGCTATGTTAAGGATGGGCAGGCCATCGGTATCGGTGCCGGCCAGCAAAGCCGTATCCACTGTACCCGCCTGGCAGGTAATAAAGCGGATATCTGGTACTTGCGCCAGCATCCGAAAGTAATGAACCTGCCCTGGATCGAGAAAATCCGCCGTGCAGACCGCGACAACACGATCGACGTCTACATCAGCGACGACCACGAAGACGTTTTGGCCGACGGTATCTGGCAGCAATTCTTCACTGAAAAGCCGGAAGTCCTGACACGCGAAGAAAAACGTACCTGGTTAGACACGCTGAAAGGTGTTTCATTGGGCTCCGACGCCTTCTTCCCATTCGGCGACAATATCGAACGGGCACATAAGAGCGGCGTGGATTATATCGCGCAAGCAGGCGGTTCCGTCCGTGACGACCATGTGATCGACACGTGTGACAAATACGGCATCACAATGGCATTCACAGGCATACGGTTATTCCACCATTAA
- a CDS encoding DHH family phosphoesterase: MITKIIHEEKIQKAKKYVEKGESFVIVTHVTPDGDAIGSALGLYHFLTAYGKDNVTVVVPNDFPQFYKWMPGHKEIVIHEKYPDFAEQLIRDADVIFCLDFNEPKRIEKLAPAVVAAEGRRVMIDHHLNPADFCRVTMSYPEMSSTSEMVFRFICRMGMFDLINKDCAACIYTGMMTDTGSFTYNSNKPEIYTIISELIKKGIDKDLIYRKVNQVYSESRLRMMGYVLYEKMKVYPEQHAALITLSLEEMNRFHYVTGDTEGFVNLPLSIENVAFSVFIREDKDYVKISLRSVGDFPCNQFASRYFNGGGHKNASGGEFYGSLADAVAVFEKGLEEFNPNKTEDLDKHD; this comes from the coding sequence ATGATTACGAAAATCATTCACGAAGAGAAAATTCAGAAAGCCAAGAAGTACGTCGAGAAAGGCGAAAGTTTTGTAATAGTGACACATGTTACCCCTGACGGGGATGCTATAGGTTCCGCATTGGGACTGTACCATTTTCTGACAGCCTATGGAAAAGATAACGTGACGGTAGTGGTCCCTAACGATTTTCCCCAGTTCTATAAATGGATGCCGGGACATAAAGAAATCGTCATTCATGAGAAATATCCTGATTTTGCCGAACAGCTGATCCGGGATGCGGATGTCATATTCTGCCTCGATTTCAACGAACCCAAGCGTATCGAAAAATTGGCTCCGGCTGTTGTGGCGGCAGAGGGGCGTAGAGTGATGATCGACCATCATCTGAATCCGGCCGATTTTTGCCGGGTTACGATGTCATATCCTGAAATGTCGTCTACGAGCGAAATGGTTTTCCGTTTCATCTGTCGTATGGGGATGTTCGACCTGATCAATAAAGATTGTGCCGCTTGTATTTATACGGGTATGATGACGGATACCGGTTCGTTTACCTACAATTCGAATAAGCCGGAAATTTATACGATCATAAGCGAACTGATCAAGAAAGGTATCGATAAGGATTTGATCTACCGGAAAGTGAACCAGGTATATTCGGAAAGCCGTTTACGGATGATGGGATACGTTCTGTATGAAAAAATGAAAGTTTATCCCGAGCAACATGCCGCTCTGATCACGCTTTCGCTGGAAGAGATGAACCGTTTCCATTATGTGACAGGTGATACGGAGGGATTTGTCAATCTGCCGTTGAGCATCGAAAATGTGGCTTTCAGTGTCTTTATTCGCGAAGATAAGGATTATGTGAAGATTTCGCTTCGGTCTGTCGGTGATTTCCCCTGCAACCAGTTTGCAAGCCGCTATTTCAATGGCGGCGGACATAAAAATGCTTCGGGTGGAGAATTTTATGGCTCATTGGCCGATGCTGTTGCCGTATTTGAAAAAGGCCTGGAGGAATTTAATCCTAATAAAACAGAAGATTTAGATAAACATGACTGA
- a CDS encoding Crp/Fnr family transcriptional regulator, with amino-acid sequence MDKFIAQQRLLYPLSDESVLKLTEGMEEVFAPKGSFPVYEGDRDPYVWFVKEGLARSFVERDMRDVTLWFVSSGEIVNMSYRETAAYNLEMVEDTVLLRIPARRLEELCEQTLDLANWMRKLSDYYLREYENYFINDSWSDAREQYETLLRTRPDLFQRVPLKHIASFLQITPQSLSRIRASVK; translated from the coding sequence ATGGATAAATTCATCGCGCAGCAGCGTCTTCTCTATCCGTTGTCGGATGAATCGGTACTCAAATTGACGGAAGGGATGGAAGAAGTGTTTGCTCCGAAAGGCAGTTTTCCGGTGTATGAAGGAGATCGTGATCCGTATGTCTGGTTCGTCAAAGAAGGATTGGCCCGTTCGTTTGTAGAGCGGGATATGCGCGACGTCACCTTATGGTTCGTGTCGTCCGGCGAAATCGTGAATATGTCTTACCGTGAAACCGCAGCTTATAATCTGGAAATGGTGGAAGATACCGTTTTGCTGCGTATTCCGGCGCGGCGTCTTGAAGAGCTTTGTGAACAGACGCTCGATCTGGCGAACTGGATGCGTAAGTTGTCGGATTATTACCTCCGTGAATATGAGAATTACTTTATCAATGACAGTTGGAGTGATGCCCGTGAGCAATACGAGACCTTGCTGCGTACGCGCCCGGACCTTTTCCAACGGGTCCCGTTGAAGCATATTGCTTCATTCCTGCAAATTACCCCGCAGTCGCTTAGCCGGATACGTGCCTCTGTGAAATAG
- the rpe gene encoding ribulose-phosphate 3-epimerase — protein sequence MKHKIAPSLLAADFLNLQREVEMINESDADWLHLDIMDGVFVPNISFGFPVLEALKPICKKPMDVHLMIVEPQKFIPEVAATGAYMMNVHYEACTHLHRTVAAIKEAGMKAAVTLNPHTPISLLEDILQDLDMVLLMSVNPGYGGQKFIEHSIDKTARLKDMILAKGLNTLIEVDGGVNMQTAKPLLEVGADVLVAGSFVFRSPDPLKTIRELKEL from the coding sequence ATGAAACATAAAATAGCACCTTCTCTGTTAGCTGCTGATTTTCTGAACCTGCAGCGGGAAGTGGAAATGATCAACGAGAGTGATGCTGATTGGTTGCATCTGGACATAATGGACGGTGTGTTCGTTCCTAACATATCGTTTGGTTTTCCGGTTCTGGAAGCGTTGAAGCCAATCTGCAAGAAACCGATGGATGTACATCTGATGATCGTGGAACCGCAAAAGTTCATTCCGGAAGTGGCGGCTACGGGCGCTTATATGATGAATGTGCATTATGAGGCTTGTACACATCTGCACCGTACAGTGGCGGCGATCAAAGAGGCGGGAATGAAGGCGGCTGTTACATTGAATCCGCATACGCCGATTTCCTTGTTGGAAGATATCTTGCAGGATTTGGATATGGTATTGCTCATGTCGGTAAATCCGGGTTATGGAGGGCAAAAGTTTATTGAACATTCGATAGATAAAACAGCTCGTCTGAAAGATATGATCCTGGCAAAAGGGTTGAATACCTTGATCGAAGTTGATGGCGGTGTCAATATGCAGACGGCGAAACCTTTGCTTGAGGTGGGGGCGGACGTGCTGGTTGCCGGTAGTTTTGTTTTCCGTTCCCCTGATCCGTTGAAGACGATCCGGGAACTGAAAGAATTATAA
- a CDS encoding OmpP1/FadL family transporter → MKKVICLCASALLLGSGSMFAQGEMDAYKFSQYDLNGTARYLSMGGAFGALGGDISAMRTNPAGLAIYRSSEIVTTVSLSSIKTKTDWLGIEMDDKKTRFNFDNIAYVGYFPTGNDEGVIGWNVGFSYNRVKNFNRQYRMGRGAGGNSITDYLAGYANLGIDLTTGNKLTGNDLWSTDTYNPYISQDWLPTLAFNSGLIDSDNRSQAGNFFSTFGYFDDEHQWQPLEVQAADMLVSEKGAIDKYDFSFATNISNRFFIGATVSVADIDYSTSSIYDEDFGYFNAEAENVGFRDHLYWDNYSSMNGTGYSFNLGVIARPTDFLRLGVAYNSPTWYKITNYYSAEAGAFVFDYFKERQNPVAPNNPDMDWEAKTPTDFYTEYKLRTPDKWIFSAAAILGQNALISVDYELTNYKSMHLQDRDGYDQEGDNSLIKRDFRTSGMLKVGAEYKVTPQFAIRVGGAWQNSPSQDHMKYSETGSVVEVFPAGTRTAYTVDHHINYYTVGLGYRFTPNFYVDMACVYRMQKEDVYPFPHLIGEVDNEPTVLVESIPATLKTNTTKVVLTLGYKF, encoded by the coding sequence ATGAAGAAGGTGATTTGTTTATGTGCATCAGCATTACTTTTAGGTAGTGGTTCAATGTTTGCACAAGGTGAAATGGATGCTTATAAGTTCTCACAATATGATTTGAACGGAACTGCTCGTTATTTGTCTATGGGAGGGGCTTTTGGAGCATTAGGTGGTGATATCTCAGCCATGAGAACTAATCCTGCAGGTTTAGCTATATATAGAAGTTCTGAGATCGTAACGACAGTGAGTTTATCTTCTATCAAAACAAAAACAGATTGGTTGGGCATTGAAATGGATGATAAAAAGACCCGATTTAATTTTGACAATATAGCTTATGTCGGCTATTTCCCTACTGGAAATGATGAAGGTGTGATTGGGTGGAATGTCGGGTTTTCTTATAATCGTGTGAAGAATTTTAATCGTCAGTACAGAATGGGACGAGGAGCCGGGGGGAATTCTATCACAGATTATTTGGCTGGCTATGCAAATCTGGGAATAGACTTAACAACAGGTAATAAGTTGACAGGGAATGATCTTTGGTCAACGGATACTTATAATCCCTATATTTCACAGGACTGGTTGCCTACATTAGCCTTTAATTCAGGTTTGATTGATTCGGATAATAGAAGCCAGGCGGGGAATTTCTTTTCTACTTTTGGTTATTTCGATGATGAACATCAATGGCAACCTTTGGAGGTACAAGCAGCCGATATGTTAGTGTCAGAAAAAGGTGCGATAGACAAGTATGACTTTTCATTTGCTACAAATATTTCTAATCGTTTCTTTATAGGAGCTACGGTTTCTGTAGCGGATATTGATTATAGCACAAGTTCTATTTATGATGAAGATTTCGGTTATTTTAATGCAGAGGCGGAGAATGTAGGATTTAGGGATCATCTTTATTGGGATAACTATTCTTCAATGAATGGGACGGGATATTCTTTTAATTTAGGTGTGATTGCTCGTCCAACCGATTTTTTGCGTTTAGGGGTAGCTTACAATTCTCCGACATGGTATAAAATAACGAATTATTATAGTGCTGAAGCCGGTGCTTTTGTTTTTGATTATTTTAAAGAAAGGCAGAATCCAGTCGCTCCGAATAATCCAGATATGGATTGGGAAGCTAAAACCCCCACGGATTTTTATACGGAATATAAGCTTCGAACGCCGGATAAATGGATTTTTAGTGCTGCAGCTATTTTAGGGCAAAATGCTCTTATTAGTGTTGATTATGAATTAACAAATTATAAATCTATGCATTTGCAGGATAGAGACGGATATGATCAAGAAGGAGATAATAGTCTAATTAAACGCGATTTTCGTACTAGTGGTATGTTAAAAGTTGGTGCGGAATATAAAGTTACACCACAATTTGCTATTCGTGTAGGAGGAGCATGGCAAAATAGTCCAAGTCAAGATCATATGAAATATAGTGAAACTGGTAGTGTTGTAGAAGTGTTTCCTGCAGGAACGCGTACAGCTTATACGGTTGATCATCATATAAATTATTATACCGTTGGTTTAGGATATCGTTTTACTCCTAATTTTTATGTTGACATGGCTTGTGTCTATCGGATGCAGAAAGAAGATGTTTACCCATTTCCCCATCTTATAGGCGAGGTTGATAATGAACCGACTGTTCTGGTAGAATCCATTCCTGCAACACTGAAGACAAACACGACAAAAGTGGTCCTTACATTAGGCTATAAGTTCTAA
- a CDS encoding dipeptidase, which produces MNKLKLITVMLAVAALVQTGDACTVVIAGKKATVDGSVLNSHTDCGPDCRIQVVPGQKYPKGTMAPVYYGILTRNRPEMGEGEILGYIPQVEETYTYFHSAYSHINEYQLCIGESTMSQRPELQVGKGEGKQIMTVEQAAVFALQRCKTAEEALSLITSLMEKYGFLPSCGPESECLTLADPDKVWVLELFSVGKDWTPESGKPGVIWAAQRLPDDQVAIIPNWSIIKEIDLSKPDQFRASSNYMQEAVDRGWYDPSGKHPFVWQEVYAPTPREWSTNRFWLFYETFAPGTTSIPRHTNDPFKNLDQYTQYVEPLGSYPFSVVPAKKLAVQDIMTFQRSTFEGTIYDKENDAAWYYVGPDGKAVKSKLATPFPTREMQKQMKTTRRRAVARMDGEYGMVAQLRSWLPREIGGLYWVFVDNAYTSPYFPLFTGTTAIPEVYRTYDPNAYSDQSARWAVDFVDNMLYLNWQDGKKDLLAARAPMEESFFSRNAAIEQEYMALQKKNPQKATALLNNYAQECADKIMQTYRELRNLLLVKYTNNK; this is translated from the coding sequence ATGAACAAACTCAAATTAATTACCGTGATGCTTGCCGTAGCCGCACTTGTGCAGACCGGCGATGCCTGTACGGTCGTCATTGCCGGTAAGAAAGCGACAGTCGACGGCAGTGTGTTGAACTCGCATACCGATTGCGGTCCCGATTGCCGTATACAGGTAGTCCCCGGACAAAAATATCCCAAAGGGACGATGGCGCCTGTCTATTATGGCATCTTGACGCGTAACCGTCCGGAAATGGGAGAAGGGGAGATTCTGGGGTATATTCCGCAGGTGGAGGAAACCTATACCTATTTTCATTCTGCTTATTCCCATATTAACGAATATCAGCTTTGCATTGGGGAAAGCACTATGAGCCAGCGCCCCGAATTGCAGGTCGGCAAGGGAGAAGGCAAACAGATCATGACGGTGGAACAGGCGGCTGTTTTTGCCCTTCAGCGTTGTAAAACGGCAGAAGAGGCGTTGAGTCTGATTACCTCCTTGATGGAAAAATACGGTTTTCTGCCATCTTGCGGTCCCGAATCGGAATGTCTGACGCTTGCCGATCCGGATAAAGTGTGGGTTCTCGAACTTTTCAGTGTGGGAAAGGACTGGACGCCCGAAAGTGGTAAGCCGGGTGTTATCTGGGCTGCACAACGGTTACCGGACGATCAGGTGGCGATTATCCCGAATTGGAGTATTATAAAGGAAATCGATCTTAGTAAACCGGACCAGTTCAGGGCTTCGTCCAACTATATGCAGGAAGCAGTCGACCGGGGTTGGTATGATCCTTCCGGCAAACATCCGTTTGTATGGCAGGAAGTATATGCCCCGACGCCGCGTGAGTGGTCGACGAACCGTTTTTGGTTGTTTTATGAGACATTTGCCCCCGGAACGACCAGTATTCCCCGTCATACGAACGATCCGTTCAAGAACCTCGATCAATACACGCAGTATGTGGAACCGCTCGGCTCCTATCCGTTCTCCGTCGTCCCGGCAAAAAAGTTGGCGGTGCAGGATATCATGACTTTCCAGCGTTCCACGTTCGAAGGAACGATCTATGATAAAGAAAATGATGCCGCCTGGTACTATGTCGGTCCTGACGGAAAAGCGGTGAAGAGTAAATTGGCGACTCCGTTCCCGACCCGTGAGATGCAGAAGCAGATGAAGACAACCCGTCGCCGCGCGGTTGCCCGTATGGATGGCGAATATGGAATGGTAGCCCAGCTGCGAAGTTGGCTTCCGCGTGAGATAGGGGGCCTCTATTGGGTGTTTGTCGATAATGCTTATACATCTCCTTATTTCCCGCTCTTTACCGGCACGACCGCTATTCCGGAAGTCTATCGTACTTATGATCCGAATGCTTACAGTGATCAGTCTGCACGTTGGGCCGTCGACTTTGTCGATAACATGCTTTATCTGAACTGGCAGGACGGAAAGAAGGATTTGCTGGCTGCCCGTGCCCCGATGGAAGAGTCGTTTTTCTCACGCAATGCCGCGATCGAACAGGAATATATGGCTTTACAGAAGAAGAACCCCCAAAAGGCGACCGCTTTATTGAACAACTATGCACAAGAATGTGCCGACAAGATCATGCAGACATACCGGGAACTCCGGAACCTGTTGTTGGTGAAATATACGAATAACAAATAA